One region of Carassius auratus strain Wakin unplaced genomic scaffold, ASM336829v1 scaf_tig00001604, whole genome shotgun sequence genomic DNA includes:
- the LOC113069461 gene encoding lens fiber membrane intrinsic protein-like, whose translation MYSFMGGGLFCAFVGNILLVISTATDYWMQYRLSGSFAHQGLWRYCMSGKCYTQTDSIAYWNATRAFMILSAMSCFAGIMAGILSFAHFSAFERFNRSFAAGIMFFISTLFVLLAMAIYTGVTVNFLGKRFSDWRFSWSYILGWVALLMTFFAGIFYMCAYRMHECRRLAGSR comes from the exons ATGTACAGCTTTATGGGAGGGGGTTTGTTCTGTGCCTTTGTGGGCAACATCCTGCTGGTCATCTCCACAGCGACAGACTACTGGATGCAGTACAGACTGTCGGGCAGCTTCGCTCACCAGGGCCTGTGGAGATACTGCATGTCTGGAAAATGCTACACGCAGACAGACAGCATCG CTTACTGGAACGCAACCCGAGCCTTCATGATCCTCTCAGCGATGTCGTGTTTTGCTGGAATCATGGCAGGCATCCTCTCCTTCGCTCACTTCTCTGCCTTTGAGCGATTCAACCGTTCCTTCGCTGCAGGgatcatgttttttatttcca CTCTCTTTGTTCTGCTTGCTATGGCGATCTACACCGGGGTGACGGTGAACTTCCTCGGGAAGCGTTTCAGCGACTGGCGTTTCTCATGGTCCTATATTCTGGGATGGGTTGCTCTGCTCATGACCTTTTTTGCAG gtATATTTTACATGTGTGCCTACAGGATGCATGAATGCCGCCGATTGGCCGGCTCTCGCTAA
- the LOC113069459 gene encoding free fatty acid receptor 2-like, with product MINHWVILAVYILTFLIGLPANLLAICTFFKKLGNKPSPNDILLFNLTASDLVFLLFLPFKMYEAGAGMEWHLSQTLCSIASYFFFTTIYTSSLLLMAIAIDRYLGLVFPFKYRLMRKPLYAAAGSVIIWLVSAAHCSIVFITVHMPDPNATLSKNICYENFTEQQKKFLLPVRFEFFVVIYLLPLIVCIFCYINCIYILYTRPRITKGKKQRAIGMALCTLTIFLLCFLPYNLSHLVGFSSNDSPWWRYYTLLPSTLNTCLDPFVFYFSSSTFRESKTVSVLKKWCFTHKKTKKKVELSVISIAVV from the exons ATGATAAACCATTGGGTGATTTTAGCCGTCTACATTCTGACGTTTTTGATCGGCCTTCCTGCCAATCTACTAGCTATTTGCACCTTCTTTAAGAAACTGGGTAACAAACCCAGTCCGAATGACATTCTGCTCTTCAACCTGACGGCTTCTGACTTGGTCTTCCTGCTCTTTCTGCCCTTCAAGATGTACGAAGCTGGCGCTGGCATGGAATGGCACTTATCCCAGACCCTGTGCTCCATTGCCTCCTATTTCTTTTTCACCACCATTTACACCAGCTCCCTGTTGCTCATGGCTATAGCCATTGACCGCTACTTAGGGCTGGTGTTTCCATTCAAATACAGACTGATGCGTAAACCGCTTTACGCCGCAGCAGGAAGCGTCATCATCTGGCTGGTCAGCGCTGCCCATTGCAGCATCGTATTCATCACTGTCCACATGCCAGATCCGAATGCCACCCTTTCCAAAAACATCTGCTATGAAAACTTCACAGAGCAGCAAAAAAAGTTCTTGTTACCAGTTCGATTTGAATTTTTTGTGGTTATATACTTGCTGCCGCTCATAGTTTGTATCTTCTGCTATATCAACTGCATCTACATCCTGTACACCAGACCTCGTATAACTAAAGGGAAAAAGCAAAGGGCCATTGGCATGGCATTGTGCACGCTGACCATCTTTTTACTCTGTTTTTTACCCTACAACTTGTCTCATCTGGTGGGTTTCAGTAGCAACGACAGCCCATGGTGGAGGTACTACACGCTCCTGCCCAGCACCCTCAACACCTGTCTGGATCCATTCGTGTTTTACTTCTCGTCCTCGACTTTCCGAGAAAGCAAAACTGTTTCTGTACTCAAGAAGTGGTGTTTTACACATAAGAAGACTAAAAAGA aggtagagttgagtgtcatcagcatagcagtggtatga